Proteins from one Sphingomonas sp. HF-S4 genomic window:
- a CDS encoding glycine zipper 2TM domain-containing protein, translated as MRAILLGVLAATAVAGCTDTGYGARSAGYDGYRNYDWNRPDPSYGGYNADRYYRDDRRYRERRVSRDERVYRGQDGRYYCRRNDGTTGLIVGGVAGGLLGNLIAPGGSETLGTVLGAAAGAAAGRAVERNQDVRCR; from the coding sequence ATGCGCGCCATCCTGTTAGGAGTGCTGGCGGCGACTGCGGTCGCTGGTTGCACGGACACCGGCTATGGGGCCCGCTCGGCGGGCTATGACGGGTATCGCAACTACGACTGGAACCGTCCCGATCCGTCGTACGGTGGGTATAATGCCGACCGCTATTATCGCGACGACCGCCGCTATCGCGAACGCCGCGTGTCGCGCGACGAGCGGGTCTATCGCGGGCAGGATGGGCGCTATTATTGCCGCCGCAACGACGGGACGACCGGCTTGATCGTCGGCGGCGTCGCGGGCGGCTTGCTCGGCAACCTGATCGCGCCGGGCGGTTCGGAGACGCTTGGCACCGTGCTCGGCGCGGCCGCAGGCGCCGCAGCCGGGCGCGCGGTCGAGCGCAACCAGGACGTGCGCTGCCGTTGA